Proteins co-encoded in one Armatimonadota bacterium genomic window:
- a CDS encoding BON domain-containing protein — MPREAVTNEELTDEEIARQVMEAIAWDSRVHYPEVRVTVEGGVVYLSGTVESFAEKSAAEEDASRLAGVTEVISNIVVRPQKPVSDEEIADNIRRALKRDVRVRLDDICVKVENGVATLAGEVVTPMEKWAALDIAKYTYGVVSVVDKIAVLPSESVSDHLLEELIKAELTRVPRLDPRGISVTVKDGIATLSGTVDFFYQKKEAELAALGTPGIRGVKEDLSVRWKRS, encoded by the coding sequence ATGCCTCGTGAAGCAGTAACAAACGAGGAACTGACTGACGAGGAAATTGCCCGTCAGGTGATGGAGGCAATTGCCTGGGACAGCCGCGTCCACTATCCCGAGGTGCGCGTTACTGTGGAGGGCGGCGTCGTGTATCTTTCAGGCACCGTTGAGAGCTTTGCAGAAAAAAGCGCCGCCGAAGAAGATGCAAGCCGCCTTGCAGGTGTGACTGAAGTGATTAGCAACATAGTTGTGCGTCCACAAAAGCCGGTCAGCGATGAAGAGATTGCCGACAATATTCGGCGAGCCCTCAAGAGGGATGTTCGCGTCCGATTAGACGATATATGTGTTAAGGTTGAGAACGGCGTTGCGACCTTAGCCGGCGAAGTAGTAACTCCGATGGAGAAGTGGGCGGCGCTTGACATAGCAAAATACACATATGGCGTAGTTAGCGTTGTAGATAAAATAGCTGTATTGCCATCGGAATCAGTGTCAGATCATCTATTAGAGGAACTAATTAAAGCCGAGCTCACACGGGTTCCAAGACTTGACCCGCGGGGAATAAGTGTAACAGTCAAAGATGGAATCGCTACGCTAAGCGGAACAGTTGACTTTTTCTACCAGAAAAAAGAAGCCGAGTTAGCGGCGTTAGGAACGCCAGGCATACGCGGTGTTAAGGAGGATTTAAGCGTCAGATGGAAAAGAAGCTGA
- a CDS encoding universal stress protein: MIGSRLIQKILVATDGSEPSLKAAQYAAEIAKCNKAEVTLIYAAEATSVTEFVRMAFPLSEPLSKDIHETGMLIIERAKKPFLEADIAVRSKIIEGFAADVILDEAKSGHYDLIAMGSRGTSGTLRRVFLGIGSVAERVLGSAPCPVLVART; the protein is encoded by the coding sequence ATGATTGGTTCGCGCCTAATTCAAAAGATACTGGTTGCCACCGACGGTTCCGAACCGTCTTTGAAAGCAGCCCAATATGCCGCAGAAATTGCAAAATGTAATAAAGCTGAGGTTACCCTAATTTACGCTGCTGAAGCCACTAGTGTAACTGAATTTGTTAGGATGGCATTTCCACTAAGTGAACCACTAAGCAAAGATATCCATGAGACAGGAATGCTAATTATCGAACGAGCGAAAAAGCCATTTCTCGAAGCCGATATCGCGGTCCGCTCAAAAATTATTGAAGGGTTTGCTGCTGATGTTATCCTTGATGAAGCTAAATCTGGGCATTACGACCTAATAGCAATGGGAAGTCGCGGGACAAGCGGCACACTGAGGCGTGTATTCCTTGGGATTGGCAGTGTAGCTGAGCGTGTGCTTGGTAGCGCACCTTGCCCCGTCCTAGTGGCTCGGACATAG
- the pfkB gene encoding 1-phosphofructokinase, whose protein sequence is MIITLTLNPAVDQTLLVPEVRLGETNRVRATDIDPGGKGLNVARMVKRLGRPAVTIALVGGPTGHYIRHRLEHEGVETDLVEIRGTTRINISILDESSGIQTNFNQEGAEIDPTDLLAVEAKIAGWLQEMNVMAMGGSLPPGALPDTYARLIRWMNESGIRTALDSSGEALKEGIKAQPYLIKPNLREAQDLLGRTLTTDEDVIAAAEELRSRGISVVVISMGKRGAIAVDEKGVWKAIPPNVKVGSTIGAGDSMMAGLVIGIAEYMSLPDSVALGTAAATATVMNERTELGTPDQVQELLPLIRVEKIK, encoded by the coding sequence TTGATAATCACACTTACGTTAAATCCAGCTGTTGACCAGACACTACTAGTACCAGAGGTAAGGCTAGGCGAAACTAATCGAGTTCGTGCAACCGATATTGACCCAGGCGGGAAAGGACTAAATGTTGCACGAATGGTCAAGCGTCTCGGCAGACCTGCAGTAACAATTGCGCTTGTAGGCGGACCAACTGGTCACTATATCCGCCACCGATTGGAACACGAAGGTGTCGAAACCGACCTTGTTGAGATTCGAGGCACAACACGCATCAACATCAGCATCCTGGATGAGTCCTCCGGCATTCAAACAAACTTCAATCAGGAGGGAGCTGAAATTGACCCTACAGACCTTCTCGCCGTGGAAGCGAAAATAGCAGGATGGCTTCAAGAAATGAACGTAATGGCAATGGGTGGCAGTTTACCACCCGGAGCACTTCCTGATACCTATGCGAGACTTATACGATGGATGAACGAATCAGGCATTAGGACTGCGCTTGACTCAAGCGGAGAGGCATTAAAAGAGGGAATAAAAGCTCAGCCATATCTTATTAAACCAAACCTCCGCGAGGCACAAGACCTCCTTGGCCGAACGTTGACAACCGACGAAGATGTAATCGCCGCCGCGGAAGAATTACGTTCCCGTGGCATCTCAGTTGTAGTAATTTCGATGGGCAAAAGAGGCGCAATAGCTGTGGATGAAAAAGGTGTGTGGAAGGCAATACCTCCAAATGTGAAGGTGGGTAGCACAATTGGTGCTGGTGACTCCATGATGGCCGGTCTTGTCATTGGCATTGCCGAATACATGAGCTTGCCCGACAGCGTCGCACTTGGAACGGCTGCCGCTACCGCAACAGTGATGAACGAAAGGACCGAATTAGGAACGCCAGATCAAGTTCAAGAACTACTTCCTCTGATTAGAGTGGAGAAAATAAAATGA
- a CDS encoding N-acetylmuramoyl-L-alanine amidase, whose translation MNIIFLAAAFLLTIVVSVQSIASPSISLNYPEDGASISSKRIRIAGKATPNSKVMVNGKEMYVHSSGTFAGIVDLVPGENTLRATATLDGQTAEVVLRITCTVPSPPDPAGVEILKESIEPSGDLEFRPGDEVVVSFRGTPGRTASFSIEGLSDNVAMVEAEGSNGWSLYKGSYRITNLDNAKGAQIKVALTDGKLTETAFASGKLTVRSSRIPEIAEVTGRRAIVRSSPDGAWDMIWPSGIVAEVTGRVGHMLRLSMPGGKEGWVYDEAVRILPAGTPVPRAAIGTVTVIPSDYGVKINLGVSQKLPFEITETVAPPTIELTIYGGYSDTDWISRQLDGMIKELQWLQLAKDVYRLRVVLNQKHLWGYDAHYEDGALVLEIKKAPKLAAPPYSPLRDLVVVLDAGHGGRDSGAIGPGGLMEKEVNLDITRRLARELRKKGARVVLTRTKDVTVSLDERPLIAAAARADILISIHNNSVPSSADPIKARGVSTYWYHPQAMELSEYIYRRALEVGVPGFGNIYSNLAIIRPHRMIAVLIEGAFMSNPDEEALLATQEFRQKLADSILKGLEDWLEKIRIEATE comes from the coding sequence ATGAACATAATATTTTTAGCGGCAGCTTTCCTTTTGACAATTGTGGTTTCAGTACAGTCTATTGCAAGCCCCAGCATAAGTCTCAATTATCCTGAAGATGGCGCAAGCATTTCTTCTAAGCGCATTCGAATTGCCGGCAAAGCAACACCTAACTCGAAGGTCATGGTGAATGGTAAGGAGATGTATGTTCACTCATCGGGCACCTTTGCTGGGATTGTGGACCTTGTCCCTGGCGAAAATACTCTAAGGGCGACAGCAACCCTCGATGGACAGACCGCGGAGGTTGTATTGAGGATTACTTGCACGGTTCCATCTCCGCCTGACCCAGCGGGCGTGGAAATCCTAAAGGAATCAATCGAACCTAGTGGCGACTTGGAGTTTCGGCCTGGAGATGAGGTTGTTGTTTCCTTCCGCGGAACACCTGGTCGCACCGCTAGCTTTTCCATTGAAGGACTGAGTGATAATGTGGCTATGGTAGAGGCCGAAGGTTCAAATGGATGGTCGCTTTATAAGGGATCCTATAGAATCACGAATCTCGACAATGCTAAGGGCGCGCAGATAAAGGTTGCGCTCACCGATGGCAAATTGACGGAAACGGCGTTTGCTTCAGGCAAGCTTACTGTTCGCTCCAGCCGTATTCCCGAAATAGCCGAAGTTACTGGACGGCGTGCAATTGTCAGAAGTTCTCCAGACGGCGCATGGGATATGATTTGGCCTTCTGGAATAGTTGCCGAAGTAACAGGCAGGGTAGGGCATATGCTGAGACTATCAATGCCTGGTGGTAAAGAGGGTTGGGTCTATGATGAGGCGGTGAGGATTCTTCCAGCTGGAACTCCAGTTCCACGAGCTGCGATTGGCACTGTTACTGTAATTCCATCGGACTATGGCGTGAAAATAAACCTGGGAGTATCCCAAAAACTCCCTTTTGAAATTACTGAAACCGTAGCTCCTCCAACAATCGAACTTACTATTTACGGTGGGTATTCAGATACTGATTGGATTAGCCGCCAGCTTGATGGGATGATAAAAGAACTTCAGTGGCTTCAACTGGCAAAGGATGTTTACCGGTTGAGGGTTGTCTTAAATCAGAAGCATCTTTGGGGCTACGACGCACATTACGAGGATGGGGCGTTAGTGCTTGAAATCAAGAAGGCACCGAAACTTGCAGCGCCACCGTATTCTCCTTTACGCGACCTTGTGGTTGTTCTTGATGCTGGCCATGGAGGCAGAGATAGCGGCGCAATTGGGCCTGGCGGTCTCATGGAGAAAGAGGTCAACCTTGATATTACCCGTCGTTTGGCAAGAGAGCTGAGGAAGAAGGGCGCACGGGTTGTTCTTACTCGGACCAAAGATGTGACCGTTTCGCTTGACGAACGTCCTCTTATAGCAGCTGCTGCCAGAGCAGATATATTAATCTCCATTCACAATAATTCGGTGCCTAGCTCGGCTGACCCAATCAAAGCGCGAGGTGTAAGTACATACTGGTACCATCCACAGGCAATGGAGCTATCGGAATACATATACAGAAGGGCACTAGAGGTTGGTGTGCCTGGGTTTGGGAATATCTATTCGAACCTTGCAATTATTCGGCCACATCGCATGATAGCTGTACTTATTGAAGGTGCATTTATGTCCAATCCCGATGAGGAAGCTCTTCTTGCAACGCAGGAATTCCGCCAGAAGCTTGCCGACTCGATTCTTAAAGGTCTTGAGGATTGGCTGGAAAAGATAAGAATCGAAGCCACGGAGTGA
- the xseA gene encoding exodeoxyribonuclease VII large subunit, with product MSILTVTDLTRCIRAVIEAEDLFADVWVRGEVSNLKEHTSGHIYFSLKDENALIRCVIWRNSTSDVQFNLTDGMSVILHGRVTVYEKQGQYQLVVSEVTPDGIGALFTAYEQLKARLQAEGLFDKSRKKQLPEFPRRIALITSPTGAALQDMLTIAVRRLPCINIILIPTLMQGEDSQASVVDSLKLAESIPDVDVIIIGRGGGSIEDLWAFNSESVVRAICACQKPVVSAIGHETDFTLADFAADLRAPTPSAAAELVVPDRDEILSRILTLSDAMKSAITAQIINKKACLNIIMKSRVFAHPEVLVQERWQALDTLTMRLANSLDRQISNCSARLSEVTAKLHALSPLQVLSRGYAIVRHDGQLVKKISDVEVGDSTETLISDGRLVSEIKEIKEGWGEDG from the coding sequence ATGAGCATTCTCACCGTCACAGACCTAACCCGTTGTATCCGAGCGGTAATTGAGGCTGAAGACTTATTTGCGGATGTTTGGGTCCGCGGTGAAGTTAGCAACCTTAAAGAACATACCTCTGGCCATATATATTTCTCTCTTAAGGATGAGAATGCACTGATTAGATGTGTAATCTGGCGGAACTCTACTAGTGATGTTCAGTTCAACCTGACCGATGGCATGAGTGTCATACTCCATGGCAGAGTGACGGTTTATGAGAAGCAGGGACAGTACCAGCTTGTGGTCAGCGAGGTTACTCCTGACGGCATAGGGGCGTTATTTACGGCATACGAGCAGTTAAAAGCGAGGCTTCAGGCAGAGGGTCTTTTCGATAAGAGCAGAAAGAAGCAACTACCCGAATTCCCGCGGCGTATTGCGCTAATTACGTCACCTACAGGTGCCGCCCTGCAAGATATGCTCACTATTGCTGTCAGGCGACTGCCGTGTATCAACATTATCCTTATCCCAACGCTTATGCAGGGAGAAGACTCGCAAGCTAGCGTTGTAGATTCGCTAAAGCTTGCAGAAAGCATACCAGATGTGGACGTCATTATTATTGGTCGCGGAGGTGGCTCGATAGAAGACTTATGGGCATTCAATTCGGAGAGTGTAGTCCGTGCAATATGCGCTTGTCAAAAGCCCGTCGTATCCGCAATCGGACATGAGACAGATTTTACACTTGCCGATTTCGCCGCTGATTTGCGTGCGCCAACTCCCTCGGCTGCTGCTGAACTTGTTGTGCCTGATAGGGACGAAATATTGTCGAGAATCTTGACGCTTAGTGATGCAATGAAATCTGCTATTACCGCTCAAATAATAAATAAAAAAGCTTGCTTGAACATAATAATGAAATCACGGGTTTTCGCACATCCCGAGGTATTAGTTCAGGAGCGCTGGCAAGCTTTGGATACGCTAACAATGCGGCTCGCAAATAGCCTCGACCGGCAAATCAGCAATTGTAGTGCTCGCCTAAGTGAGGTGACGGCAAAACTTCATGCGCTTAGCCCACTTCAGGTGTTATCGAGAGGATATGCGATAGTCAGACATGATGGGCAACTGGTTAAGAAAATATCAGACGTAGAGGTTGGGGATAGCACGGAAACTCTTATTTCGGATGGGCGGTTGGTTTCAGAGATTAAAGAAATTAAGGAAGGATGGGGCGAGGATGGCTGA
- a CDS encoding exodeoxyribonuclease VII small subunit — protein sequence MAEGNEISFEAAIKRLEEIVKQLEQGELPLSESLKLFEEGIKLARECSRQLTEAQGRIEALVKKSEGTMVEEPFNV from the coding sequence ATGGCTGAAGGCAACGAGATAAGCTTCGAGGCCGCTATTAAGCGGCTTGAAGAGATAGTTAAGCAGCTGGAGCAAGGAGAACTTCCACTAAGCGAATCGCTTAAGCTGTTTGAAGAGGGAATCAAGCTTGCTCGCGAATGCTCAAGACAGCTTACGGAAGCCCAGGGACGCATTGAAGCACTGGTGAAGAAATCCGAGGGCACAATGGTTGAAGAGCCCTTCAATGTCTAG
- a CDS encoding TIM barrel protein: MATPSVCIEKLLTEFPFLERINQAAKLGYPAVEFWFAGQNNDNKAAEEKAFGDIANACAKVGVSVAAFVINSPDGSIGGSLINPEERGVYLKRLERVVELANIVNCRMIITCAGNCQPGKSKEEQVQSIIDALKEAAPIAENGGITLLLEPLNSLVNHPGYFLDSSAIGAEIVKAVGSPNVKLLYDIYHMQIMEGNIISTIRKYIDIIGHFHSAGVPGRHELTSGELNYHDIIAEIDSLGYTGYFGLEYSPLLESVQSLGLLRESLMLW; encoded by the coding sequence ATGGCCACACCAAGCGTCTGTATAGAGAAGTTACTAACCGAATTCCCTTTTTTGGAAAGAATAAACCAGGCTGCAAAGCTCGGATATCCCGCAGTAGAGTTTTGGTTTGCTGGGCAGAACAACGATAACAAAGCGGCTGAGGAGAAGGCATTTGGGGATATTGCTAATGCATGTGCAAAGGTTGGCGTTTCGGTTGCAGCTTTCGTAATCAATTCCCCGGATGGAAGCATCGGAGGAAGCCTGATAAACCCTGAAGAACGCGGTGTGTATCTTAAGCGTTTGGAGCGAGTGGTCGAACTTGCAAACATTGTAAATTGCCGAATGATAATCACATGCGCCGGCAATTGCCAGCCAGGAAAATCAAAAGAGGAGCAAGTACAAAGTATTATTGATGCGCTCAAAGAGGCGGCGCCCATTGCTGAGAATGGAGGCATTACTCTTTTACTTGAACCTCTGAACTCATTAGTAAACCATCCCGGATATTTCTTGGACTCGAGCGCCATTGGAGCAGAGATTGTCAAAGCGGTTGGCAGTCCAAATGTGAAGCTCCTCTACGATATCTACCACATGCAAATCATGGAAGGAAACATAATTTCTACAATTCGCAAGTATATTGATATCATTGGTCACTTTCACTCAGCAGGCGTTCCTGGCAGGCACGAGCTTACCTCTGGTGAGCTGAACTATCATGACATAATCGCTGAAATTGATTCGTTGGGATACACAGGCTACTTCGGCCTCGAATATTCGCCTTTGCTAGAATCGGTGCAATCTCTTGGATTACTGCGAGAAAGCCTGATGTTGTGGTAG
- a CDS encoding carbohydrate-binding family 9-like protein yields MRQIAVFLLLVFLFAEGIPSRGAVSKEVVVPRMKSQIKIDGRLSEPAWTRAGQISSFKHYLGEGDIKNQTEARLLFDDKALYIAFTCNETSMKALKALVKEHDGDLWNDDCVEVFLDIKGDRLSYFHFILNVCGTKYDAIGNDPHIWNPRWEAEVCLFDKQWKAEIKIPFSELGLSMPPKPGAFWYGNFCREEQPSKELSCWLPTMGAFDAPGYFGKILFGSVVADGIELAKQEKRIQSSKTCEYLVWETTPWRHFSANEDTSSVVRDTASIDVFVLAGQTESKALMVSNITDETLAARLVLEGFEGVMVEILIPTFVRTADGRPFPDALVPPDPIGQIIIPPGETRQVWLNIKGVKDGEFEGKLIISPLTASKADKQVKFNICVVSPQIEVPHPLAFTWDFLGDAVRLGLEKEYIETMVDHGIRVFMISGLHYMPRPKASDSGEFLEPVDWGKFRRQVELVWKPGRKLYINLDIWEKDSERLMFNGRFGSPGWCVAFKKIISEMIAELAKLGLSYDDYVVNPLDESIDNRFVTIARLVKEVDPKVQIVEDTAGSNLAEVKVADKYVDWWIPHFKSLNSASAKEQIGYIKATGEPVGFYFYSEGANEKAQDSYSHYLWKFWWAYSQGLNGIFGYWTATQHYGDPWNRHQTEAAYDPSLFYYGNGCVITGRRWEAWRRGIEDYALLELCQKAGVDKTVISSMVKSVLNAPDDSTVADRARQSLVRLLASKY; encoded by the coding sequence ATGAGACAAATAGCGGTCTTTTTACTCCTAGTCTTCCTATTTGCCGAAGGCATTCCATCACGTGGAGCAGTAAGTAAAGAAGTTGTTGTTCCACGCATGAAATCTCAAATAAAAATTGATGGACGACTTAGCGAGCCAGCTTGGACACGGGCGGGGCAGATTTCTTCATTTAAGCATTACTTAGGGGAGGGAGATATTAAGAATCAAACCGAGGCCCGACTCCTTTTTGACGATAAAGCGCTTTATATTGCCTTCACGTGCAACGAAACAAGTATGAAAGCATTGAAAGCATTGGTGAAAGAGCACGATGGAGACTTATGGAACGACGATTGCGTTGAGGTGTTCCTTGATATAAAAGGCGACCGGCTGAGTTATTTCCATTTCATTCTCAATGTATGCGGTACCAAATATGATGCGATTGGAAACGATCCGCATATTTGGAATCCCCGTTGGGAGGCCGAGGTTTGTTTATTCGACAAGCAATGGAAAGCTGAGATAAAGATTCCTTTCAGTGAACTAGGATTAAGCATGCCGCCCAAGCCGGGTGCTTTTTGGTATGGAAACTTTTGTCGTGAGGAGCAACCGTCCAAAGAGCTTTCATGTTGGTTGCCCACAATGGGAGCGTTCGATGCTCCAGGGTATTTCGGCAAAATTTTGTTTGGCTCTGTTGTGGCAGATGGCATCGAGTTGGCAAAACAAGAGAAAAGAATCCAATCTAGTAAAACTTGCGAATATCTAGTGTGGGAGACCACCCCGTGGAGGCATTTTTCAGCTAATGAAGACACCTCTAGCGTAGTGAGAGACACTGCTTCAATTGATGTCTTTGTGCTTGCTGGGCAGACTGAGTCAAAGGCTTTGATGGTAAGCAATATTACCGATGAAACATTGGCGGCACGCCTTGTCCTTGAAGGCTTCGAAGGCGTGATGGTGGAGATTCTAATTCCTACCTTTGTTAGAACCGCAGATGGCCGTCCTTTTCCCGATGCCCTTGTACCTCCCGACCCCATTGGACAGATTATCATTCCGCCAGGTGAGACCCGCCAGGTATGGTTGAATATCAAGGGCGTAAAAGATGGGGAATTTGAAGGCAAGCTTATCATTAGTCCATTGACAGCTTCAAAGGCGGATAAACAGGTAAAATTCAACATCTGCGTTGTCTCCCCCCAAATTGAGGTGCCGCATCCACTAGCTTTCACCTGGGATTTTTTGGGCGATGCTGTCCGCCTTGGCCTTGAAAAGGAGTATATCGAGACAATGGTGGACCACGGCATCCGTGTTTTCATGATTTCTGGCCTCCATTATATGCCGAGACCAAAGGCGAGTGATAGCGGAGAATTCCTTGAACCAGTGGATTGGGGGAAGTTCCGGCGACAGGTGGAGCTCGTCTGGAAGCCTGGTAGGAAACTTTATATTAATTTGGATATCTGGGAAAAAGATTCAGAGCGGCTAATGTTCAACGGGCGATTTGGCTCGCCTGGCTGGTGTGTCGCTTTCAAAAAGATAATTAGCGAGATGATTGCGGAGCTTGCAAAACTAGGGCTCTCGTATGATGACTATGTTGTCAATCCATTGGATGAGTCTATTGACAATCGTTTCGTGACAATTGCTCGCTTGGTTAAGGAAGTTGATCCCAAAGTTCAAATTGTCGAAGACACAGCTGGTTCAAATCTGGCAGAGGTTAAAGTGGCAGATAAGTACGTAGATTGGTGGATTCCTCACTTTAAGTCGTTAAACTCGGCCTCAGCCAAAGAACAGATAGGCTATATAAAAGCGACCGGCGAGCCGGTAGGGTTCTATTTTTATAGTGAGGGAGCTAACGAAAAAGCCCAGGATTCATACAGCCATTACCTTTGGAAATTCTGGTGGGCTTACTCGCAGGGGCTAAATGGGATATTCGGCTACTGGACTGCAACTCAGCACTACGGCGATCCGTGGAACCGGCACCAAACTGAAGCTGCCTATGACCCATCGCTCTTCTATTATGGAAATGGTTGCGTAATAACCGGGCGGCGCTGGGAAGCCTGGCGGCGAGGCATCGAAGACTATGCGCTTCTTGAGTTATGTCAAAAAGCTGGGGTGGATAAGACAGTAATCTCTAGCATGGTGAAATCCGTCCTCAATGCTCCAGACGACTCAACTGTTGCTGATCGTGCGAGGCAGAGTTTAGTTAGATTGCTTGCTTCTAAATACTGA
- a CDS encoding alcohol dehydrogenase catalytic domain-containing protein: MKAVVLKEKERLVVEDVPKPVPGRDEVLVRVTDCGICGSDIRYFHGENPWSQHTLGEIRANPPNIVPGHEVSGVVEEVGENADRSLIGKNVAVLCFKACETCWWCRRGERELCPNTKHLGHGAGWGDMNYYYGGMAEYVPVWATHVFPLPNRISNSEATLSDALGVAVHAVELAKPIAAETCLVMGTGVIGLLAIQVLRAYGATEIICADIDARHLELGKMLGADEAINVRTQGLHDVVMHNTEGIGVRIIIDTVGRPLDEMLPILARGGRMIELAVHDRDENFNRLFTAGQRMIMTSANFKYEEWPIALELLYSGRIQTKPLITHRFPIGRADEAFKIADKKEESGAIKVIINP; encoded by the coding sequence ATGAAGGCAGTTGTGCTAAAAGAGAAGGAACGCCTTGTGGTTGAGGACGTTCCTAAACCAGTGCCTGGCAGAGATGAGGTATTGGTGCGAGTAACTGACTGTGGAATATGCGGAAGCGATATCCGCTACTTCCACGGTGAGAATCCATGGTCGCAGCACACTCTTGGCGAAATTAGGGCCAACCCGCCCAACATCGTCCCTGGCCACGAGGTTTCTGGCGTTGTCGAAGAAGTTGGAGAAAACGCCGACAGGTCCCTAATTGGCAAAAACGTTGCTGTTTTGTGCTTTAAGGCGTGCGAAACTTGCTGGTGGTGTCGCAGAGGGGAGCGTGAGCTTTGCCCCAACACAAAGCATCTTGGTCATGGCGCTGGTTGGGGCGATATGAACTACTACTACGGTGGTATGGCGGAATATGTTCCTGTCTGGGCGACCCATGTCTTCCCCCTACCAAACCGCATCTCCAACAGCGAGGCAACTTTATCAGACGCCCTAGGGGTTGCCGTTCATGCAGTTGAACTTGCAAAACCAATTGCCGCAGAAACTTGCCTTGTAATGGGCACAGGAGTAATCGGCCTTCTAGCAATTCAGGTGCTAAGGGCTTATGGCGCGACAGAAATCATATGCGCCGATATCGACGCCCGGCATCTTGAACTTGGCAAAATGCTCGGTGCCGACGAAGCCATTAATGTGCGAACCCAAGGCTTACATGATGTAGTCATGCACAACACCGAAGGGATTGGAGTGCGCATAATTATAGATACAGTAGGGCGTCCTCTGGATGAGATGCTTCCAATTCTTGCACGTGGTGGGCGAATGATAGAGCTGGCCGTTCATGACCGAGATGAGAATTTCAACCGTCTATTCACCGCGGGCCAAAGGATGATTATGACTTCTGCAAACTTCAAATATGAAGAGTGGCCAATAGCCCTTGAGCTTCTCTATAGTGGACGCATTCAAACAAAACCGCTCATTACACATCGTTTTCCAATCGGGCGGGCAGACGAGGCATTCAAGATTGCCGATAAAAAAGAAGAATCTGGGGCGATAAAGGTAATTATTAATCCATAA
- a CDS encoding tagaturonate epimerase family protein, with protein sequence MADFLRAKGLFIYPKSIRRLDSGNEIFVARRENEKLVGITKGNDFQILPLSWENYKKLRSMLPLAPTPCEKKTSFGTGDRLGMVSATHLSVLSKYDVFPVIAQQSPRELAKTSRNFKDVLLKAVLGVLESGYTGKWGADADHIKDEQQLLEAIDAGYSMYTLDISDWLDYPPRRTPAELSPLSRKIVANSFNLPPICTAYKIDNERLIDSALIYEHALNLVKHFHRIIKKNIANFDLEISIDECPRDTTPEDHYFVAEFLHLSGVEFTSLAPKFPGRFQKGVDFGGDLAELATSLHIHATLCRSLGGYRLSLHSGSDKFSVYPLLSETTDGAFHIKTSGTSWLQAVKVISEVNLPLFRELYMLCLENLEESKKAYQVSVELKYFPKELPNDIRTFLQQPDVRQLFHISYGALLDQKREEIYKTLFTHEEKHYSEVAEHIERHLKTLKIKVSES encoded by the coding sequence GTGGCAGATTTTTTGAGGGCAAAAGGCCTGTTTATCTACCCGAAGTCAATCAGACGTCTTGACAGTGGCAATGAAATTTTCGTAGCACGCCGAGAAAACGAAAAATTAGTTGGCATCACCAAAGGAAATGACTTTCAAATACTTCCACTTTCATGGGAAAATTACAAGAAATTGAGATCAATGTTGCCGCTCGCCCCAACACCGTGTGAAAAGAAAACATCCTTCGGAACAGGCGACCGACTCGGCATGGTTTCAGCCACCCACTTGAGCGTACTTTCTAAATATGATGTTTTCCCCGTTATTGCTCAGCAATCACCACGGGAACTTGCCAAAACTAGCCGCAACTTTAAGGATGTTTTACTCAAAGCAGTCCTCGGCGTGCTGGAATCGGGTTACACAGGCAAATGGGGAGCAGATGCAGACCATATAAAAGACGAACAACAGCTTTTAGAAGCAATAGATGCAGGTTACAGCATGTATACACTGGATATCAGCGATTGGCTAGATTATCCACCTAGACGAACACCCGCCGAACTTTCACCTTTGAGTCGAAAGATTGTTGCAAACTCCTTTAATCTACCGCCCATCTGCACGGCATACAAAATTGATAATGAACGCCTTATAGATTCTGCTTTAATTTACGAGCATGCTCTTAACCTTGTAAAACATTTTCATAGAATCATCAAGAAAAACATCGCAAATTTCGACCTTGAAATTTCAATTGATGAATGCCCAAGAGACACTACGCCAGAGGACCACTACTTCGTGGCTGAATTTTTACATCTAAGCGGCGTCGAGTTCACTAGTCTCGCGCCCAAATTTCCAGGGCGTTTTCAGAAAGGTGTGGATTTCGGGGGAGACCTAGCAGAGCTCGCTACCTCACTACACATACACGCAACCCTCTGCCGCTCCCTCGGGGGGTACCGTCTAAGCCTACACTCTGGAAGCGATAAGTTTAGTGTTTATCCACTCCTCAGCGAAACCACAGATGGGGCTTTCCACATAAAGACATCTGGAACCAGCTGGCTACAAGCGGTGAAGGTAATCTCTGAGGTAAATTTGCCGCTCTTCCGGGAGCTTTATATGTTGTGTTTAGAAAACCTAGAGGAAAGCAAGAAAGCATATCAAGTTTCTGTTGAGCTGAAGTATTTTCCCAAAGAATTACCTAATGATATCCGAACGTTTTTGCAGCAGCCAGACGTCCGTCAGCTTTTTCATATCTCCTATGGAGCATTATTAGACCAAAAGCGAGAAGAAATATACAAAACGCTTTTTACGCATGAAGAAAAACACTACTCAGAAGTAGCCGAACATATAGAAAGACATCTGAAGACACTGAAAATAAAGGTTTCAGAGTCCTGA